In a genomic window of Urocitellus parryii isolate mUroPar1 chromosome 11, mUroPar1.hap1, whole genome shotgun sequence:
- the LOC144249186 gene encoding cytochrome c oxidase subunit NDUFA4, translated as MLRQILGQAKKHPSLIPLFVFIGAGGTGAALYVMRLALFNPDVSWDRKNNPEPWNKLGPNDQYKFYSVNVDYSKLKKEGPDF; from the coding sequence ATGCTCCGCCAGATCCTTGGTCAGGCCAAGAAGCATCCAAGCTTGATTCCCCTCTTCGTATTTATTGGAGCAGGAGGTACTGGAGCAGCACTGTATGTGATGCGTCTAGCATTGTTCAATCCAGATGTCAGTTGGGACAGGAAGAATAACCCAGAACCCTGGAACAAACTGGGTCCTAATGATCAATACAAGTTCTACTCAGTGAATGTGGATTACAGCAAACTGAAGAAAGAAGGCCCAGACTTCTAA
- the Rit1 gene encoding GTP-binding protein Rit1 has translation MDSGTRPVGSCCSNPAGLSREYKLVMLGAGGVGKSAMTMQFISHRFPEDHDPTIEDAYKIRIRIDDEPANLDILDTAGQAEFTAMRDQYMRAGEGFIICYSITDRRSFHEVREFKQLIYRVRRTDDTPVVLVGNKSDLKQLRQVTKEEGLALAREFSCPFFETSAAYRYYIDDVFHALVREIRKKEKEAVLAMEKKSKPKSSVWKRLKSPFRKKKDSVT, from the exons ATGGATTCTGGAACTCGCCCTGTTGGTAGCTGCTGTAGCAACCCTGCAGGGCTCTCACGGGAGTACAAATTAGTGATGCTGGGTGCTGGTGGTGTGGGGAAGAGTG CCATGACCATGCAGTTCATCAGCCACAGATTCCCAGAAGATCATGACCCCACCATTG AAGACGCTTATAAAATCCGAATCCGTATTGATGATGAGCCTGCCAATCTGGACATTTTGGATACAGCTGGACAG GCAGAGTTTACAGCCATGCGGGATCAGTATATGAGGGCAGGAGAAGGGTTTATCATTTGTTATTCTATCACTGATCGCCGAAGTTTCCATGAAGTTCGGGAGTTCAAACAGCTCATCTATCGAGTTCGACGTACTGATGACACACCTGTGGTTCTTGTGGGAAACAAGTCTGACCTAAAACAGCTAAGACAg GTCACCAAGGAAGAAGGATTGGCTCTGGCCCGGGAGTTCAGCTGCCCTTTTTTTGAGACTTCTGCTGCATACCGCTATTACATTGATGATGTCTTCCATGCACTTGTACGGGAGATacggaagaaagagaaggaggcagtGCTGGCTATGGAGAAAAAATCCAAACCCAAAAGCAGTGTATGGAAGAGGCTAAAATCCCCATTCCGGAAGAAGAAAGATTCAGTAACTTGA